The Verrucomicrobiia bacterium genome includes a window with the following:
- a CDS encoding queuosine precursor transporter yields MTIESAKLRITESERDWVPKHYDIITISFVTTLLVSNLLATKLFQCGPAIFSAGILVFPISYIFGDVLTEVYGFNRTRRIIYMGLIANVFMSLALYVAIKLPPAPGWTMQTEFSAIYSLVPRIVIASALAYLAGELTNSAIVSRLKMMHEGRHLWLRLVCSTAAGQLVDTMLFVIIGFAGVFDNHLLVLAVISGWLFKVLYEIIAIPVTYRIVAKLKALEGVEHFDKKDRIRLFKAY; encoded by the coding sequence ATGACAATTGAATCAGCAAAACTCCGTATTACCGAATCCGAACGGGATTGGGTTCCGAAGCATTATGATATTATAACTATCAGCTTCGTTACTACTCTGCTTGTATCAAATCTGCTGGCCACCAAATTATTTCAATGCGGCCCCGCAATCTTTAGCGCTGGAATACTTGTTTTCCCTATTAGCTATATATTTGGCGACGTCCTAACAGAGGTCTATGGCTTCAACAGAACCCGTCGAATAATATACATGGGATTAATTGCAAACGTTTTTATGAGCCTAGCCCTTTACGTCGCTATCAAGCTTCCTCCGGCTCCCGGATGGACCATGCAAACGGAATTTAGTGCGATTTATTCACTCGTGCCGCGCATAGTTATTGCATCGGCTCTGGCTTATCTCGCTGGAGAATTAACTAACTCTGCAATTGTATCTAGGCTAAAAATGATGCACGAAGGAAGGCATCTATGGCTTCGGCTTGTATGCTCTACAGCTGCCGGTCAACTAGTGGATACCATGCTTTTTGTTATTATCGGCTTCGCTGGAGTGTTTGACAATCATTTGCTTGTGTTGGCCGTAATATCGGGATGGCTATTCAAGGTATTATATGAAATAATTGCCATTCCCGTTACCTATCGTATAGTCGCAAAACTAAAAGCACTTGAGGGAGTAGAACACTTTGACAAAAAGGATCGCATTAGGCTGTTCAAGGCTTATTAA
- a CDS encoding zincin-like metallopeptidase domain-containing protein translates to MNAYEYITERIVAMLERGTIPWQKPWQVHRGWPQNLITKKPYRGINVFLLLAMDYESPFWLTFRQTLALGGSVRKGEKACPVVFWKPKTIKDRESGEEKKIPLLRFYHVFNVAQCDGIGEEPQLVVPAGLKAAEIVSNMPQRPAIKHGLAHAFYSVTQDFIGMPARERFNEEDEYYSTLFHELIHSTGHESRLKRATLNEKGGFGSDPYCREELIAEMGAAFLCGHSQIIERTIDSSAAYLSGWLERLKADKTLIVHAAAQAQKAADFVLGVSPRASSGNEHTAVRQGDV, encoded by the coding sequence ATGAACGCGTACGAATACATTACGGAGCGGATTGTCGCCATGCTTGAGCGAGGCACTATTCCCTGGCAGAAACCTTGGCAAGTCCACAGAGGATGGCCGCAGAACCTCATCACCAAAAAACCGTATCGCGGGATCAATGTCTTTTTGCTTCTTGCGATGGATTATGAATCACCATTCTGGCTCACATTTCGCCAAACACTGGCGCTTGGCGGTTCTGTACGGAAGGGGGAGAAAGCGTGTCCGGTCGTCTTCTGGAAACCGAAAACAATAAAGGATCGGGAATCGGGTGAGGAAAAGAAGATACCGCTTCTTCGTTTTTATCACGTCTTCAATGTCGCTCAGTGTGATGGCATTGGAGAAGAACCTCAGCTGGTCGTGCCAGCTGGCTTGAAAGCAGCGGAAATCGTGTCGAACATGCCACAGCGACCGGCGATCAAACATGGTCTGGCCCACGCCTTCTATTCCGTGACCCAGGACTTCATCGGCATGCCGGCGCGGGAACGGTTCAACGAAGAGGATGAATATTATTCCACCCTCTTCCATGAACTCATTCATTCGACGGGACACGAATCGCGACTGAAACGTGCAACTCTTAACGAAAAGGGCGGTTTCGGTTCCGATCCCTATTGTCGTGAAGAATTGATTGCGGAAATGGGAGCGGCATTTTTATGCGGCCATTCGCAGATCATTGAACGGACGATTGATAGTTCGGCGGCATATCTGTCGGGCTGGTTGGAACGATTGAAAGCGGACAAGACGCTTATCGTTCATGCTGCGGCCCAGGCTCAAAAGGCCGCTGACTTCGTGTTGGGGGTTTCTCCGCGGGCAAGCAGCGGCAATGAGCACACTGCCGTAAGGCAGGGTGACGTATGA
- a CDS encoding IS4 family transposase has protein sequence MALVLLGRICETMWMRPKTSTHHKINPLGWKDKAWVDQELDGAYFQDVRLGKRLRTLLGLMSNGLGQSIPLACQDWANTKAAYRFFSNPRINDEEILSGHFASTQARAAAIEEPLLVLHDTTEFTFQSNGPSIGLITNLPRKRTVCGLLMHSSLVVTTDGLPLGLAAVKFWTRKHFKGTTALKRTVNPTRIPIEEKESFKWLENIRQATGLLQHPAGCIHVADREGDIFELFCLAQEVGAKFLVRTCVDRLAQDGGTTINRVMRRVEAKGNHEIEVQDADGKKDKAILEIKYELLRVLPPIGKQAAYPELELTVIHARETSKPRRRERIEWKLLTNLPVHTLEDALEKIRWYALRWKIETFHKILKTGCRAEQAKLRASERLTRLIAVCCILSWRVFWMTMVQRTRPEITASAAITAQEQTILDKLFGIPEKPEGLSTYLIGIARLGGYLARANDAPPGNTVMGRGLCRLTDIQFGFLLAKGDVGN, from the coding sequence TTGGCACTTGTACTTTTAGGGCGGATTTGTGAAACAATGTGGATGCGACCTAAAACATCCACGCATCACAAAATCAATCCTCTGGGCTGGAAGGACAAGGCATGGGTTGATCAGGAACTGGACGGAGCCTACTTTCAGGACGTGCGACTGGGAAAGCGATTGCGTACGTTGCTGGGCTTGATGTCCAATGGGCTCGGACAATCAATCCCATTGGCCTGTCAGGATTGGGCGAACACCAAAGCAGCGTACCGGTTCTTTTCCAACCCACGCATTAACGATGAGGAAATTCTCAGCGGGCACTTTGCATCCACCCAGGCTCGCGCCGCTGCCATTGAAGAGCCGCTGCTGGTGCTGCACGACACGACGGAGTTTACCTTCCAATCCAACGGCCCCTCGATCGGCTTGATTACGAATCTTCCGCGCAAACGCACGGTGTGCGGTTTGCTCATGCACTCCAGCTTGGTGGTCACCACCGACGGTCTTCCCCTGGGATTGGCGGCGGTGAAGTTCTGGACTCGAAAGCACTTCAAGGGAACCACAGCGCTCAAGCGCACAGTCAATCCAACCCGCATTCCGATTGAAGAAAAAGAAAGCTTCAAATGGCTGGAAAATATTCGCCAGGCCACTGGTTTACTCCAGCATCCGGCTGGTTGCATTCATGTCGCAGACCGGGAGGGTGACATATTTGAGTTGTTCTGCCTCGCGCAGGAAGTGGGCGCAAAGTTTCTGGTGCGCACGTGTGTGGATCGCCTGGCCCAGGATGGAGGCACGACGATCAACCGGGTGATGAGACGCGTAGAGGCAAAGGGAAACCACGAAATTGAAGTCCAAGATGCGGATGGCAAAAAGGACAAGGCCATCTTGGAAATAAAATACGAGCTGCTTCGGGTGCTCCCGCCCATTGGGAAGCAGGCTGCCTATCCGGAATTGGAACTGACGGTCATTCACGCCCGGGAAACGTCCAAGCCGCGCCGGCGAGAGCGGATTGAATGGAAACTGTTGACGAACCTGCCGGTCCATACGCTGGAGGACGCTTTGGAGAAAATCAGGTGGTATGCGCTGCGCTGGAAGATTGAGACGTTTCACAAGATTCTCAAAACGGGTTGTCGCGCCGAACAAGCCAAACTTCGAGCGTCCGAGCGGTTGACCCGGCTGATTGCGGTGTGCTGCATTCTGAGTTGGCGAGTATTTTGGATGACGATGGTACAGAGAACGAGGCCGGAGATTACCGCAAGTGCCGCTATCACGGCGCAAGAGCAAACGATTTTGGACAAGCTATTCGGAATTCCTGAAAAGCCAGAGGGCCTCTCGACCTATCTGATCGGAATCGCACGGCTGGGAGGTTACTTGGCGCGGGCCAACGATGCTCCACCGGGTAACACGGTCATGGGGCGCGGGCTTTGCAGGCTAACGGACATTCAATTCGGCTTCCTGCTGGCAAAAGGAGATGTGGGTAATTGA
- a CDS encoding replication-relaxation family protein, which produces MKFHSRPRFRRVSSLRFLQIKERDLKIIRLVHAHRFLRSSHILSLIAGSRQNISRRLQCLYHHGYLERPRAQIDYYHRGGSRRIVYGLGNKGASLLKQQTRGIRWGEKNRAVGRQYLEHAVLVSDVMVAIELACRKTQRVRLFTREEFPKIPKSTRWSVTIGTNVKLGVIPDQMFGLEITRETGQMERAYFFLEADRGTMPVIRKNLNQTSLYRKLLAYEATWSQDLHRSLFGIHRFRVLTVTKSAERVRNLVDACQKLKRGHGLFLFADETTLKTAQSLLNHPWQSGRTQEKGTLLD; this is translated from the coding sequence ATGAAGTTCCATAGTCGTCCCCGTTTCAGACGTGTGTCCTCGCTCAGGTTCCTTCAAATAAAGGAGCGCGACTTAAAAATTATCCGGCTGGTTCATGCCCATCGTTTTCTCCGTTCCTCCCATATTCTTTCCCTGATTGCCGGAAGTCGGCAGAATATATCGAGAAGGTTGCAGTGCCTATATCATCACGGATACCTGGAACGACCCCGGGCGCAAATTGACTACTACCATCGCGGCGGCTCCCGTCGCATCGTTTACGGTCTCGGAAACAAAGGCGCTTCCCTCCTGAAGCAGCAGACCCGGGGAATCCGCTGGGGAGAAAAAAACCGGGCCGTGGGCAGGCAATACCTTGAACACGCGGTCTTGGTTTCTGATGTCATGGTGGCAATCGAATTGGCCTGCCGTAAAACACAAAGAGTTCGGCTTTTCACACGTGAGGAATTTCCGAAAATTCCTAAATCAACCAGATGGAGTGTAACTATTGGGACTAATGTAAAGCTCGGGGTCATCCCCGATCAGATGTTTGGATTGGAGATTACGCGCGAAACCGGACAAATGGAACGGGCGTATTTCTTCCTTGAAGCCGATCGGGGGACGATGCCTGTCATTCGTAAAAATTTGAATCAAACTTCCCTGTATCGAAAACTCTTAGCCTATGAAGCCACCTGGTCACAAGACCTTCATCGTTCTTTATTTGGAATCCATCGCTTCCGCGTGCTCACGGTCACGAAGAGTGCTGAGCGCGTAAGAAATCTGGTTGATGCCTGCCAGAAGTTAAAGCGCGGTCACGGATTGTTCTTGTTTGCAGACGAGACAACTCTTAAGACCGCCCAAAGTCTTCTCAACCATCCGTGGCAATCCGGCCGGACCCAGGAAAAGGGTACGCTGCTGGATTAA
- a CDS encoding GNAT family N-acetyltransferase, translating to MMLETPIAEKSSEPAKDAGHIVASLSPPLVPSGRFRVREYLPTDAATICSWVQDSETLKIISGNDAESLSPEILAEWNTTAVISLVAFEVSTSKPVGYCTLSSADNPQLPPLHIELCHLIVAPTTRHISVGSQLCDTAESVGIERGFIAGCARVLPTNLFALKLAMLKCGEEITGKEAWATPGFRWFRKIPRQQNPAANTNQQLPQHDN from the coding sequence ATGATGCTCGAAACTCCAATTGCCGAGAAATCATCGGAACCAGCTAAAGATGCAGGGCATATCGTCGCATCTTTAAGCCCCCCCCTCGTACCATCAGGTCGTTTTCGCGTCCGCGAATATTTGCCCACTGACGCAGCAACGATATGCTCTTGGGTTCAAGACTCAGAAACGCTAAAGATAATATCAGGGAATGACGCCGAGAGTTTGAGTCCAGAGATACTTGCTGAATGGAATACGACAGCCGTGATTTCTCTCGTTGCCTTCGAAGTGTCAACTTCGAAGCCCGTTGGTTACTGCACACTTTCATCTGCGGACAATCCGCAACTCCCTCCATTGCATATCGAGCTTTGTCACCTAATTGTCGCTCCAACAACCAGACACATTTCCGTCGGTTCACAGCTTTGCGACACAGCTGAATCAGTGGGTATAGAACGCGGGTTCATCGCCGGATGCGCACGTGTTTTGCCGACTAATCTTTTCGCCTTAAAACTCGCGATGTTGAAGTGCGGGGAGGAGATTACTGGTAAGGAGGCCTGGGCCACTCCTGGCTTTCGTTGGTTTCGCAAGATTCCTCGGCAACAAAATCCCGCCGCCAACACCAACCAACAACTTCCACAACATGACAATTGA
- a CDS encoding toprim domain-containing protein: protein MPKSSFVDFKAVKAALKMEQVLEHYGILDTFKGLGDSLSGPCPIHKGTNPTQFRVSISKNIWNCFSECKHGGNVLDFIARMENVSIHAAAVKAIEWFSLDSEVMTGKSDGDEQEAPPARPKVSSSRPSAKVSSKPEPEKLTPNKPLKFRLEKLDHNHPYLAERGLTQETIIDFGIGFCAKGMMADRIAIPIHNSAGDVVAYAGRSPGEPAEDNPKYKLPQGFRKSLELFNIDRAIKEPANQPLVIVEGFFDCMKLHQLGCRKVVALMGSTMSAVQEEIIRKYTNRNAQIIVMLDEDEAGWEGREDIAVRLVKYAFIKIHMFRKENMQPDQLTAEELDEIRSCA from the coding sequence ATGCCCAAATCATCGTTCGTTGACTTCAAGGCGGTTAAAGCGGCCCTCAAAATGGAGCAGGTGCTCGAGCACTATGGCATCCTGGATACGTTCAAGGGGCTCGGCGACAGCCTAAGCGGTCCCTGTCCCATCCACAAAGGCACAAATCCCACGCAGTTTCGAGTCAGCATCAGCAAAAACATCTGGAATTGCTTCTCGGAATGCAAACACGGCGGCAATGTCCTCGACTTCATAGCCCGAATGGAAAATGTGAGCATCCACGCGGCGGCGGTCAAAGCCATCGAATGGTTTAGCCTCGATTCCGAGGTTATGACGGGAAAATCAGATGGCGACGAACAAGAGGCGCCACCGGCGAGGCCAAAAGTTTCGTCATCCAGGCCTTCAGCCAAGGTATCTTCAAAGCCCGAGCCGGAGAAGCTTACTCCGAATAAACCGCTCAAGTTTCGCCTGGAGAAACTCGACCACAATCATCCTTATCTTGCCGAGCGCGGCCTGACCCAGGAAACCATCATTGATTTTGGCATAGGCTTCTGCGCCAAAGGCATGATGGCGGATCGCATCGCCATTCCCATTCACAACTCGGCTGGCGACGTCGTCGCCTATGCCGGACGCTCCCCGGGTGAACCCGCTGAAGACAATCCCAAATACAAACTTCCCCAGGGATTTCGAAAATCGCTGGAGTTGTTCAACATTGACCGTGCCATTAAGGAGCCAGCCAATCAACCCCTCGTGATCGTGGAAGGCTTTTTCGATTGCATGAAACTTCATCAGTTGGGTTGCCGCAAGGTGGTAGCCCTTATGGGAAGCACCATGTCAGCCGTACAGGAGGAGATCATCCGCAAATACACGAATCGAAACGCTCAAATCATCGTCATGCTCGATGAAGATGAGGCTGGCTGGGAAGGACGAGAGGATATTGCAGTTCGGCTCGTCAAATATGCCTTCATTAAAATCCACATGTTCAGGAAAGAAAACATGCAGCCTGATCAACTGACCGCCGAAGAACTCGACGAAATAAGGAGTTGCGCTTGA
- a CDS encoding DNA methyltransferase: MHGDCIDLMRTMPANCVDLILTDPPYVANYINRDGQTVYNDDNSRWLKPAFTEIHRLLKPNRYCISFYGWNHADRFLWHWKRIGLMPVGHLVFVKDYASKKRSVLSHHENAYLLSKGEPKLPTNPIRDVLQWDFSGNKLHPTQKPVSILTPLIVTFSEPGETVLDPFAGSGTTGVAARLCGRQFILIEKEWHHYQTARERISDHR; the protein is encoded by the coding sequence ATGCATGGCGACTGCATTGACCTCATGCGAACCATGCCCGCGAATTGTGTGGATCTCATTCTGACCGACCCGCCCTACGTGGCAAATTATATTAATCGGGACGGCCAAACGGTTTACAACGACGATAATAGTCGTTGGTTGAAACCGGCCTTTACTGAAATCCACCGTCTGTTAAAACCAAATCGCTATTGTATCAGCTTCTACGGATGGAATCATGCGGATCGGTTTCTCTGGCATTGGAAACGCATTGGCCTCATGCCTGTGGGGCATCTTGTCTTTGTGAAGGATTATGCTTCCAAAAAGCGATCGGTCCTGAGCCATCATGAAAATGCGTATCTCCTTTCCAAGGGCGAACCGAAACTTCCGACCAATCCAATCCGCGATGTGTTGCAATGGGATTTTTCCGGCAACAAATTGCATCCAACCCAAAAGCCCGTTTCTATTCTGACGCCTTTGATTGTTACCTTTTCGGAGCCGGGGGAAACTGTCCTCGACCCGTTTGCGGGTTCAGGTACCACCGGCGTCGCCGCCCGTCTATGCGGACGGCAATTCATTCTCATAGAAAAGGAATGGCATCACTATCAGACAGCTCGCGAGCGCATCAGTGACCATAGGTAA
- a CDS encoding type II toxin-antitoxin system HicB family antitoxin, producing MEPLTYTIKLEALDRGGFSVTVPALPGCVTWGETFDHAVAMAREAIELWLEEIIELGEPIPEERGEARPITLGVHVSRPNLA from the coding sequence ATGGAGCCCTTAACCTACACAATCAAGCTCGAAGCCTTGGATCGCGGCGGTTTTTCCGTCACGGTGCCGGCGTTGCCTGGCTGCGTGACATGGGGCGAAACTTTCGATCACGCCGTGGCTATGGCACGAGAAGCCATTGAACTCTGGCTTGAGGAAATTATCGAACTCGGCGAACCGATCCCGGAAGAGCGCGGAGAAGCGCGCCCCATAACGCTCGGTGTTCATGTGAGCAGGCCGAATCTGGCTTGA
- a CDS encoding SIR2 family protein, whose protein sequence is MERQIEIFIDTYAKEIESENAAIFAGAGLSVGAGFVNWQELMKPVAHELGLDVALEHDLISIAQYHFNEKQSRHELNKILIEQFARGHKATENHTILGRLPIRTYWTTNYDRVIEDTLKTLGRIPDTKYTLDQLKLTKPKRDAVVYKLHGDIEHPDDAVLTKDDYEHFNSTRGPFVTALSGDLVSKTFLFIGFGFTDPNLDYILSRVRISLHSKPRTHYCIFKKCERPAYTSEESFRYAELKQHLAINDLKRFGIQTLLVEDYGHITLILRKIEKRFRCNAVFISGSAYDYGHFNQSESEHFVYNLSRRLIAKGYKIVSGFGFGIGGHVISGALQQIYEEHGEKLHDQLMLRPFPQGVGTQKQWEIYRQDMISYAGIALFIFGNKSENGKTVDAIGVRQEFEIAKNKGLILLPIGATGFISAELWNEVFSDFMAFYPGASDDFKRAFKSLNDTSKNLDSHLGTILMLLEMLKKI, encoded by the coding sequence ATGGAAAGACAGATCGAAATATTTATCGATACATACGCCAAAGAGATTGAAAGCGAGAATGCGGCTATTTTTGCAGGGGCTGGGCTTTCTGTTGGCGCGGGATTTGTAAACTGGCAAGAATTGATGAAACCCGTTGCACATGAGCTAGGTCTCGATGTCGCTCTGGAACATGATCTAATATCAATTGCTCAGTATCATTTTAACGAAAAGCAAAGCCGTCATGAGCTGAATAAGATCTTAATTGAACAGTTTGCTAGAGGGCATAAAGCAACGGAAAATCATACTATTTTGGGACGGCTACCTATCCGAACATACTGGACAACCAATTATGACAGGGTGATTGAAGATACTCTCAAAACATTAGGAAGAATTCCAGATACGAAATACACGCTCGATCAACTTAAACTTACGAAACCTAAAAGAGATGCGGTTGTTTACAAACTACATGGTGACATTGAACACCCGGACGACGCGGTACTCACCAAAGATGACTACGAACATTTCAACTCAACGAGAGGCCCGTTTGTTACTGCCTTAAGCGGCGATCTTGTTTCTAAAACTTTTCTCTTTATTGGATTTGGCTTCACAGACCCCAATCTTGACTATATTTTGAGTCGGGTACGAATCAGTCTTCACAGCAAGCCGCGTACACACTATTGCATTTTTAAAAAATGCGAGAGACCTGCTTATACAAGCGAGGAGAGTTTTAGATATGCTGAACTCAAGCAACATCTGGCGATAAATGATCTAAAGCGGTTCGGCATCCAGACATTATTGGTTGAAGATTATGGTCATATCACTTTGATATTACGCAAGATAGAAAAGCGCTTTCGCTGCAATGCTGTGTTCATTTCTGGTAGCGCATACGATTATGGACATTTTAATCAATCAGAATCTGAACATTTTGTTTATAACCTTAGTCGACGGCTGATCGCTAAAGGATATAAAATCGTCTCAGGATTTGGCTTCGGTATAGGAGGCCATGTAATTTCAGGCGCTTTACAGCAGATTTATGAGGAGCATGGCGAGAAGCTTCATGACCAACTCATGCTGCGTCCCTTTCCACAGGGCGTCGGAACTCAAAAACAATGGGAAATTTACCGTCAAGACATGATTTCTTATGCCGGTATTGCGCTATTTATTTTCGGCAACAAGAGTGAAAATGGCAAGACGGTAGATGCAATTGGGGTTAGGCAGGAATTTGAAATTGCAAAGAACAAGGGATTAATACTGTTACCAATCGGCGCTACAGGATTTATTTCTGCGGAGTTGTGGAACGAGGTTTTTTCCGATTTTATGGCTTTTTACCCCGGTGCAAGTGACGATTTCAAGCGAGCGTTTAAAAGCTTAAATGACACTTCAAAAAACCTCGATTCTCATCTCGGGACAATTTTAATGTTATTAGAAATGTTGAAAAAAATATAA
- a CDS encoding type IV secretion system DNA-binding domain-containing protein, translated as MVKRRAGDNQTSDFKTSRHYLDGSPQTRLLAFAWEGRLSGKPNWNVLIQGGTFGLAGVAAGFGIMNDEPHIIIGERHGWGEPQLFGISLVDQRQHIYIIGKTGSGKTTLLKNMILQHIAKGHGVGLIDPHGDLAEELVEHIPSARADHLCYFNPGDLEFPIGLNLLAHVAPDDRHLVASGIVSAFKSIWRDSWGPRLEYILYNAVAALLECQNVTLLGVNRMLTDDNYRAWVIRQIQDPFIKAFWAEEYAGYDPRFQREAIAPIQNKLGQFLLNPVIRNILGQVKRKVSIPFIMDHARLFIANLSKGQLGEDKANLLGSLLTTQFQLAAMARSKRPENERRDFYLFIDEFQNFSTDAFASILAEARKYHLCLTLSHQYIDQLSLPVRQAVFGNVGTLIAFRVGSGDAGVLEKEFSNAFSAGVLADFNRYEAAVKLLEDGISKETFRARMLFPVRPASFKKKALIARSREKFADKRVVVNNKLYRWMAEFKTPKTNVYTGK; from the coding sequence TTGGTCAAAAGACGGGCAGGGGATAACCAAACATCGGATTTCAAAACCAGCCGCCATTACCTCGACGGCTCGCCCCAAACGCGTTTGCTGGCGTTTGCTTGGGAGGGACGCCTGTCAGGCAAGCCAAACTGGAATGTCCTGATACAAGGCGGGACTTTTGGATTGGCAGGAGTGGCGGCTGGTTTTGGCATCATGAACGACGAACCACACATCATTATCGGAGAACGTCACGGCTGGGGCGAACCTCAGCTTTTTGGCATTTCCCTGGTGGACCAGCGACAGCACATCTACATCATCGGGAAAACGGGCTCTGGCAAAACGACTCTTTTAAAGAACATGATTTTGCAACACATTGCCAAAGGGCATGGAGTGGGACTCATTGACCCGCACGGAGACTTGGCCGAAGAACTCGTCGAACATATTCCTTCAGCGCGCGCGGATCATTTGTGTTATTTCAACCCGGGAGATTTGGAATTTCCCATCGGCCTCAACTTGCTTGCACATGTGGCGCCGGATGACCGGCACCTTGTCGCATCGGGAATCGTCAGTGCATTTAAAAGCATCTGGCGAGACTCGTGGGGGCCGCGGCTTGAATATATTTTGTATAACGCGGTCGCGGCGCTGCTTGAATGTCAGAACGTGACGCTTCTCGGAGTCAATCGGATGCTGACGGATGATAATTACCGCGCCTGGGTAATCCGGCAAATTCAAGACCCGTTCATCAAAGCCTTTTGGGCAGAAGAATATGCTGGATACGACCCGCGCTTTCAACGCGAAGCCATAGCCCCAATTCAAAATAAATTGGGACAGTTTCTTTTGAATCCGGTCATCCGAAATATCTTGGGCCAAGTGAAGAGAAAAGTGAGCATCCCCTTCATCATGGACCACGCTCGCCTTTTCATCGCAAATCTCTCGAAAGGCCAGCTAGGTGAGGACAAGGCGAATCTTTTGGGATCACTCCTGACGACCCAATTTCAACTCGCAGCAATGGCCCGGTCGAAACGACCGGAAAACGAACGCCGTGACTTTTACCTGTTCATTGACGAATTTCAAAATTTCTCAACCGATGCTTTTGCGTCAATTCTTGCCGAGGCCCGGAAATACCACCTCTGCCTGACGCTCTCCCACCAATATATTGATCAGCTTTCGCTTCCCGTCCGGCAGGCGGTGTTTGGTAATGTCGGAACGCTTATCGCGTTTCGGGTTGGATCAGGGGATGCGGGGGTGCTGGAAAAGGAATTCAGTAACGCATTTTCAGCGGGTGTTTTGGCGGATTTTAACAGATATGAAGCGGCGGTGAAATTACTCGAAGACGGAATCAGCAAAGAAACATTCCGGGCAAGAATGCTTTTTCCGGTGAGACCCGCATCTTTTAAAAAAAAGGCTTTAATAGCGCGCTCGCGAGAAAAGTTTGCAGACAAGCGTGTGGTGGTTAATAATAAGCTTTATCGCTGGATGGCCGAGTTTAAAACGCCAAAGACAAATGTATATACAGGGAAATAA
- a CDS encoding inositol monophosphatase family protein produces MNIFLSYPDTDRPFARQIKLFLREWGHEVFLAADEANNQIRGDGWLDALIDRIEGSDIFILCLRESSLKAGIQKLEWTNVVVRNTPEKRIIIYDGDWNPLYESKFKCVRNFQCFRRDDLKDMESLELALSEEPPEEERFTFLERTVIEAGTQLLLRQSGEFFGPHRVLDERKNCALSLDVEIQNQIISQIRARFPGDGIIAEEETERGISSDSTTGFVWTVDPLDGTLNFMRGDDKYCCGVGVLRDGLPFMGAIFVPSRMELFTGGVGRKAKCHSISSGAVKIINTDSEVKHLAECHALSHINSETPRLDLCFENDLPKRLHISVRRVWMWGCGLMAGVSVAQGCHHLFFQRVTYPYDLVPYLPIIESAGGVWRTIPKKPSLCWNASKENVGIIVACNEAIMKEFAAKFPELEL; encoded by the coding sequence ATGAATATATTTTTATCGTATCCCGACACAGATCGTCCCTTTGCTCGGCAAATAAAGCTCTTTCTGAGAGAGTGGGGACACGAAGTTTTTTTGGCTGCCGATGAGGCAAATAATCAAATTCGTGGCGATGGATGGCTTGATGCCTTAATCGACAGAATCGAAGGTTCAGATATTTTTATACTTTGCCTCAGGGAGTCTTCTCTAAAAGCTGGTATCCAAAAATTAGAATGGACTAACGTAGTTGTTCGTAATACGCCTGAAAAGCGTATTATTATTTATGATGGGGATTGGAACCCACTTTACGAGAGTAAATTTAAATGTGTCCGCAATTTTCAGTGCTTTCGACGTGACGATTTAAAAGACATGGAATCCCTTGAGTTGGCTCTTTCTGAGGAGCCTCCAGAAGAAGAACGATTTACATTCTTGGAACGCACCGTTATCGAAGCGGGAACCCAGCTTTTGCTTCGTCAGAGCGGGGAATTCTTCGGACCTCACCGTGTACTCGATGAACGGAAAAATTGTGCGTTAAGCCTAGATGTCGAAATTCAGAATCAGATCATAAGCCAAATCCGTGCAAGGTTTCCGGGGGACGGCATTATTGCTGAAGAGGAAACTGAGCGAGGCATAAGTTCAGATTCTACTACCGGGTTTGTTTGGACTGTTGATCCTTTGGATGGCACGCTTAATTTTATGCGGGGAGATGACAAATACTGCTGCGGTGTTGGCGTTCTTCGTGATGGTTTGCCATTTATGGGCGCCATATTCGTTCCTTCTCGGATGGAGCTTTTCACCGGCGGGGTGGGACGAAAAGCAAAATGTCATTCCATTTCAAGCGGAGCCGTAAAAATTATCAATACGGACTCAGAAGTGAAGCACCTGGCTGAATGTCACGCTCTCTCTCACATCAATAGCGAAACACCGCGTCTCGACTTGTGTTTTGAAAACGATTTACCCAAAAGACTTCATATATCCGTCCGACGTGTTTGGATGTGGGGTTGTGGATTGATGGCGGGAGTAAGCGTCGCTCAGGGGTGCCATCATTTATTTTTCCAGCGAGTCACCTATCCATATGACTTGGTTCCCTATTTACCTATTATTGAGTCTGCGGGTGGAGTCTGGCGAACCATTCCTAAGAAACCGTCCCTTTGTTGGAACGCGTCAAAAGAAAACGTCGGAATCATTGTTGCCTGCAATGAAGCCATAATGAAGGAGTTCGCCGCTAAGTTTCCAGAGCTTGAATTATAA